A part of Larkinella insperata genomic DNA contains:
- a CDS encoding TlpA disulfide reductase family protein translates to MKKNRIGFAVLMALALPWSASAQEAGKEFTVSGTVQNFKPGSKAYLETNEQLPKKLDSAQIDAEGKFALKGRELNGGSFYKLNLANEQVSSLLVDGGEKLTVTADAKDKSKLQVTGSVNMEFYPKIVAIDVMMREKHKAWQKRAAAAASKNDFKAGQAIDQEVVTENQKIIETVKAMIPQMGTSTVAMISLKYLDPKEHFAMYESLAQKMQQEGVKGKQVQAFINFVNMTKAEMSAQANQVAIVEGALAPDVTLENAEGQSVSLSSLRGKYVLIDFWASWCGPCRQENPNVVRVYNRYKDKGFEIYSISLDDSRDKWLKAVQADGMVWTNVLGKKNGSSPVAQQYAIQMIPTTYLLDKEGKIIAKNLRGQALEQKLSQILDK, encoded by the coding sequence ATGAAAAAAAATCGGATTGGTTTCGCCGTTTTGATGGCTTTGGCCCTGCCGTGGTCGGCTTCGGCGCAGGAAGCCGGCAAAGAGTTTACGGTTAGCGGTACGGTACAGAACTTTAAGCCGGGCAGCAAGGCCTACCTGGAAACGAATGAGCAGCTTCCCAAAAAGCTGGATTCGGCCCAGATCGACGCGGAAGGCAAGTTTGCCCTGAAAGGGCGCGAACTCAACGGCGGGAGTTTTTACAAACTGAATCTGGCTAACGAACAGGTATCAAGCTTGCTGGTCGATGGCGGAGAAAAACTGACTGTTACGGCTGACGCCAAAGACAAAAGTAAGTTGCAGGTGACGGGCTCCGTCAACATGGAGTTTTACCCGAAAATTGTGGCCATTGACGTCATGATGCGGGAAAAACACAAGGCTTGGCAGAAGCGGGCGGCTGCGGCTGCTTCAAAAAACGACTTCAAAGCGGGGCAGGCTATTGATCAGGAAGTGGTTACCGAAAACCAGAAGATCATCGAAACCGTCAAAGCGATGATTCCGCAGATGGGTACTTCGACGGTTGCCATGATCTCGCTCAAGTACCTCGATCCGAAAGAGCATTTCGCCATGTACGAATCGCTGGCCCAGAAAATGCAACAAGAAGGGGTGAAGGGCAAACAGGTTCAGGCGTTCATCAACTTCGTGAACATGACCAAGGCCGAAATGTCGGCCCAGGCCAATCAGGTAGCCATTGTAGAAGGAGCCCTGGCGCCGGACGTTACACTGGAAAATGCGGAGGGCCAGTCGGTTAGTCTTTCGTCGTTGCGGGGAAAATACGTTCTGATCGATTTCTGGGCGTCGTGGTGCGGTCCGTGTCGCCAGGAAAATCCGAATGTAGTTCGGGTATACAACAGATACAAGGACAAAGGTTTTGAAATTTACAGCATCTCGCTCGACGACAGCCGGGATAAGTGGCTGAAAGCCGTGCAGGCCGATGGCATGGTCTGGACCAACGTGCTGGGTAAAAAGAATGGAAGTTCGCCCGTCGCTCAGCAGTACGCCATTCAGATGATTCCCACGACGTATCTGCTCGATAAGGAAGGGAAAATCATAGCGAAAAACCTGCGGGGGCAGGCGCTGGAACAAAAGCTAAGCCAAATTCTGGACAAATAA
- the bioA gene encoding adenosylmethionine--8-amino-7-oxononanoate transaminase — protein sequence MMQAYPNNEPDRSVGVETSLRERDQAVIWHPFTQMQTAPLPIPIVRGEGAVLFSEDGNAYIDAVSSWWVTIHGHSHPYIAERIYKQLQTLEHVIFAGFTHQPAIELAERLLPLLPNNQRKVFYSDNGSTAVEVALKMAFQYWHNIGQPRRKVIALEGAYHGDTFGAMAVSGRSAFTAPFVPFLFDVEYIPTPVAGQEQTALDQLQARLSDEVAAFIVEPLVQGSGGMVMYEPDVLDQFISLARRHGVLIIADEVMTGFGRTGKLFASYHLREQPDLISLSKGLTGGTMALGVTTCTQEIYDAFLSEDRYKTLFHGHSFTANPLACTAALASLDLLLADETQAAIQRIVQRHAAFAEALRQKPGIKNMRQRGTILAFDLGADGQTSSYFSTIRDVAYNFLLNEGVLMRPLGNVLYIFPPYCITDEQLDTVYAAVEKLLKYLDQQPASSL from the coding sequence ATGATGCAAGCTTATCCAAATAACGAGCCCGACCGGTCGGTCGGTGTTGAAACCAGTCTGAGGGAGCGCGACCAGGCCGTAATCTGGCATCCGTTCACGCAAATGCAGACGGCTCCGCTGCCCATCCCGATTGTTCGGGGCGAAGGGGCGGTGCTGTTCAGTGAAGACGGAAACGCCTACATTGATGCGGTTTCGTCGTGGTGGGTTACCATTCACGGGCACAGCCATCCGTACATTGCCGAGCGGATTTACAAGCAGCTTCAAACGCTTGAGCACGTCATTTTTGCGGGTTTTACCCACCAGCCCGCCATTGAGCTGGCCGAACGGCTGTTACCGCTTTTACCAAACAACCAGCGCAAGGTTTTTTACTCCGACAACGGCTCGACAGCGGTTGAAGTGGCTCTCAAAATGGCCTTTCAGTACTGGCACAATATCGGCCAACCGCGCCGGAAAGTGATTGCGCTGGAAGGGGCTTACCACGGCGATACATTCGGAGCGATGGCCGTAAGCGGGCGCAGTGCCTTCACGGCTCCGTTTGTGCCGTTTCTGTTCGATGTTGAATACATCCCGACTCCGGTTGCAGGACAGGAGCAAACCGCCCTGGACCAACTGCAGGCGCGGTTGAGCGATGAGGTTGCGGCTTTCATCGTAGAGCCTTTGGTGCAGGGGTCGGGCGGAATGGTCATGTACGAACCGGACGTGCTGGATCAATTCATCAGCCTGGCCCGCCGTCACGGTGTGTTGATCATTGCCGACGAAGTTATGACGGGTTTTGGCCGGACCGGCAAACTGTTTGCGTCCTATCACCTGCGGGAACAGCCCGACCTGATCAGCCTGTCGAAAGGCTTGACCGGCGGCACGATGGCTTTGGGCGTTACGACCTGTACGCAGGAAATTTACGACGCCTTTCTGTCGGAAGACCGGTACAAAACGCTGTTTCACGGACACTCGTTTACGGCCAATCCGCTGGCGTGTACAGCCGCGCTTGCCAGCCTTGATCTGCTGCTCGCCGACGAAACCCAGGCGGCAATTCAACGCATTGTCCAGCGACACGCAGCGTTTGCCGAAGCGTTAAGGCAGAAACCGGGAATTAAAAACATGCGGCAACGCGGCACCATCCTGGCGTTCGATCTGGGGGCGGACGGCCAAACCAGTTCTTACTTCAGTACGATTCGGGATGTTGCCTACAATTTTCTGCTTAACGAGGGCGTACTGATGCGGCCGCTGGGCAATGTCCTGTACATTTTCCCGCCTTACTGCATCACCGACGAGCAATTGGATACGGTGTACGCAGCCGTCGAAAAATTGCTGAAATACCTTGATCAACAACCCGCCAGCAGTCTATAG
- the gatB gene encoding Asp-tRNA(Asn)/Glu-tRNA(Gln) amidotransferase subunit GatB, with protein sequence MVSETAEKTVSAEVLAKYELVIGLEVHCQLLTATKIFAADSNQFGSEPNTNISVITLGHPGTLPKLNRKAVELAVRMGLACRSSITQYTVFARKNYFYPDLPKGYQLSQDKTPICVGGEIPVKFKDASGQTVERAVQLHHIHLEEDAGKSIHDSDWNTLLDYNRAGTPLIEMVTDPVIQSAEEAAAYLTEVRRLVRYLDICDGNMEEGSLRCDVNISVRLWGAREFGTKVEIKNMNSIRNVQRAIETELRRQVETIEKGGTIIQETRMFDANTGLTHGMRVKETMNDYRYFPDPDLSPVVISDEWLAGIRAQMPALPKERYETLLNQYGLPEYDAALLADAKELADYFEAVSQKTTHYKAVSNWIMGPVKAQLTEKALRDGQFPVPAETLADLINLVDSGKVSFSTASQRIFPVLIDQPGKSAEQVAQEQNLLQNSNTDTLQTLVDEVLAAWPDKVKEYKKGKKGLLGLFVGEVMKKSKGSADPKLTNELLQKSLSSPL encoded by the coding sequence ATGGTTTCTGAAACAGCTGAAAAGACGGTATCCGCGGAGGTGCTGGCCAAATACGAGCTGGTGATTGGTCTGGAAGTACATTGCCAACTCCTGACGGCGACGAAGATTTTTGCCGCCGATTCCAATCAGTTCGGCAGCGAACCAAATACAAATATCAGCGTCATTACGCTGGGGCACCCGGGCACCCTGCCCAAGCTCAACCGCAAAGCCGTTGAACTGGCGGTCCGGATGGGGCTGGCCTGCCGTTCGTCCATCACGCAGTACACGGTTTTTGCCCGTAAAAATTATTTTTACCCCGACCTGCCCAAAGGCTACCAGCTTTCCCAGGATAAAACTCCGATTTGCGTTGGGGGCGAAATACCGGTCAAGTTCAAGGATGCCAGCGGACAAACCGTTGAGCGGGCGGTTCAACTGCACCACATCCACCTGGAGGAAGATGCGGGCAAAAGCATTCACGACAGCGACTGGAACACCCTGCTGGATTATAACCGGGCCGGAACGCCCCTGATTGAAATGGTAACCGATCCGGTTATTCAGAGTGCCGAAGAAGCCGCGGCCTACCTGACCGAAGTTCGGCGGCTCGTGCGCTACCTGGATATCTGCGACGGGAACATGGAAGAAGGCTCGCTGCGTTGCGACGTCAACATCTCGGTGCGCCTGTGGGGGGCTAGGGAGTTCGGGACCAAGGTGGAAATTAAAAACATGAACTCCATCCGGAACGTACAGCGGGCGATTGAAACCGAACTACGGCGGCAGGTTGAGACCATCGAAAAGGGCGGAACGATTATCCAGGAAACCCGGATGTTCGACGCCAACACGGGCCTGACGCACGGGATGCGGGTGAAAGAAACCATGAACGACTACCGGTATTTCCCCGATCCGGACCTGAGCCCGGTCGTGATTTCCGACGAATGGCTGGCCGGGATTCGCGCCCAAATGCCCGCCCTGCCGAAAGAGCGGTACGAGACACTACTAAACCAATACGGTTTGCCCGAGTACGATGCCGCTTTACTGGCCGATGCCAAAGAACTGGCCGATTATTTTGAAGCGGTTAGCCAGAAAACAACGCATTATAAAGCCGTTTCCAACTGGATTATGGGGCCGGTCAAAGCGCAGTTGACCGAAAAAGCGCTGCGGGACGGGCAGTTTCCGGTTCCGGCCGAAACACTGGCCGACCTCATCAACCTGGTGGATTCCGGAAAAGTGAGCTTTTCGACGGCCAGCCAGCGGATTTTCCCGGTGCTGATTGATCAACCCGGCAAATCGGCGGAGCAGGTGGCGCAGGAGCAGAATTTGTTGCAGAACAGCAATACCGATACGTTGCAAACGTTGGTAGATGAGGTGCTGGCAGCGTGGCCCGATAAAGTAAAAGAATACAAAAAGGGCAAGAAAGGACTGCTGGGCTTGTTTGTGGGTGAGGTGATGAAAAAGTCAAAAGGCAGCGCCGACCCCAAGCTAACGAATGAGCTGCTTCAAAAATCGTTATCTTCTCCGTTATAA
- the bioD gene encoding dethiobiotin synthase → MSNPLQFILAGVGTEIGKTVVSSIVVEALQADYWKPVQSGALEDSDTETVRRLISNTVSRFHPEAYRLREPLSPHAAAAIDGVQIALSAFSVPQTDNHLVIELAGGLMVPLNDRDLNIDLVQQLQLPVLLVSKHYLGSINHTLLSVEALQRRGIPVLGLIFNGPETPASEDFILQYTGLKSFGRIEWGGEVNREFVSRNAAQVKHLLEEHDASLSK, encoded by the coding sequence ATGAGTAATCCTTTGCAATTTATTCTTGCCGGTGTCGGTACCGAAATCGGCAAAACCGTGGTGTCGTCCATCGTTGTGGAAGCGCTGCAGGCCGACTACTGGAAACCGGTGCAGTCCGGCGCGCTGGAAGATTCGGATACTGAAACCGTCCGGCGGCTGATTTCCAACACCGTCTCCCGATTCCATCCCGAAGCTTACCGGCTGCGGGAGCCGTTGTCGCCCCACGCAGCCGCGGCCATTGATGGGGTCCAGATCGCCCTTTCTGCGTTTTCCGTTCCCCAAACCGACAACCATCTGGTGATCGAACTGGCGGGCGGTTTGATGGTTCCGCTGAACGACCGCGATCTAAACATTGACCTGGTGCAGCAACTCCAGTTACCGGTTTTGCTGGTTTCCAAACATTATCTGGGCAGCATTAACCACACCCTGTTGTCGGTGGAAGCCCTGCAACGGCGCGGCATTCCTGTTCTGGGACTTATTTTCAACGGTCCCGAAACCCCGGCATCGGAGGACTTCATCCTCCAGTACACCGGTTTGAAGAGTTTCGGACGAATAGAATGGGGTGGAGAAGTCAACCGGGAATTTGTAAGCCGGAATGCGGCTCAGGTAAAACATTTATTGGAAGAACATGATGCAAGCTTATCCAAATAA
- a CDS encoding RNA polymerase sigma factor produces the protein MTALEFTYNIGKVSKSLKPFALRLTKDVEDANDLLQDTLLKAFTNRDKYTDGTNLKAWLYTIMKNTFITNYQRMVRKNTFIDTTDNLHYINSTESSTDNLAYSSFAQDDINRAVNALEDTYRTPFMMHFRGFKYHEIAARLDIPIGTVKNRIHIARKELKDKLKVYAYQG, from the coding sequence ATGACAGCTCTTGAATTTACCTACAACATTGGCAAAGTTTCTAAGTCGCTAAAGCCATTTGCGCTGCGTTTGACGAAAGATGTTGAAGATGCAAATGACTTATTACAAGATACTTTGTTGAAGGCTTTCACAAATCGTGATAAATATACGGATGGTACGAACCTCAAAGCGTGGTTGTATACCATCATGAAAAATACGTTCATCACCAACTACCAACGGATGGTGAGAAAAAACACTTTCATCGATACAACGGATAACCTGCACTACATCAACTCGACGGAAAGCAGCACCGACAACCTGGCGTACTCATCCTTCGCTCAGGATGATATCAACCGGGCCGTTAATGCCCTGGAAGATACCTACCGGACTCCGTTCATGATGCACTTCCGGGGCTTCAAATACCACGAAATTGCAGCCCGCTTGGACATCCCCATCGGGACGGTTAAAAACAGAATCCACATCGCCCGCAAAGAGCTGAAAGACAAATTGAAAGTCTACGCTTACCAGGGTTAA
- a CDS encoding phytoene desaturase family protein has product MSKKVIVIGAGFAGLSAATSLADKGFDVTILEKNDQAGGRARVFRHNGFTFDMGPSWYWMPDVFETYFGRFGKKPSDYYKLVRLDPSYNVIFGPDDAVSLPAGLDKLQAVFETMEPGASRRLLDFLKQAAYKYDVGINQFVWKPSRRVTEFMSLKLLQDVMRLDVFQSFATHIRKYFSNERLLQLMEFPILFLGATPQNTPALYSLMNYAEISLGTWYPMGGMHEIVKGMVRLAEEKGVKIVLNHPVKQIGVTNGIANKVETYQGTFEADIVVAGADYQHVDSKLLAPEYRNYDDRYWNSRVMAPSSLLFYLGIRKRVPRLQHHNLFFDEDFGRHAFEIYEKPQWPTKPLFYVSAPSKTDPTVAPGGMENLFILIPVAPDLNDPEETREHYYNIVMDRLEAYVGESIRNHVIFKRSYAHSNFVADYHAFRGNAYGLANTLRQTAILKPGLKNKRVNNLFYTGQLTVPGPGVPPSLISGLVVADEVKKEFG; this is encoded by the coding sequence ATGTCAAAAAAAGTCATTGTTATTGGAGCCGGATTCGCGGGCTTGTCGGCAGCTACTAGCTTGGCCGATAAGGGATTCGACGTGACGATTCTGGAAAAAAACGATCAGGCTGGGGGACGGGCGCGGGTGTTTCGACACAACGGCTTCACCTTCGACATGGGACCGAGCTGGTACTGGATGCCCGACGTTTTTGAAACATATTTCGGCCGTTTCGGTAAGAAACCGTCGGATTATTACAAGCTGGTTCGGCTTGACCCGTCGTACAACGTCATTTTTGGCCCTGATGATGCTGTAAGCCTACCCGCGGGTCTCGACAAATTGCAGGCGGTTTTTGAAACGATGGAGCCCGGCGCCAGTCGACGACTGCTCGATTTTCTGAAACAGGCGGCTTACAAATACGACGTGGGCATCAACCAGTTTGTCTGGAAGCCCAGTCGACGCGTAACCGAATTCATGAGTTTGAAACTGCTACAGGATGTGATGCGGCTGGATGTGTTTCAATCATTTGCGACCCACATCCGCAAATATTTCAGCAATGAGCGCCTGTTGCAACTGATGGAATTCCCGATTCTGTTTCTGGGTGCGACGCCCCAGAACACCCCGGCGTTGTACAGTCTGATGAACTACGCCGAGATTTCGCTGGGCACCTGGTATCCAATGGGCGGTATGCACGAGATCGTGAAAGGCATGGTGAGACTGGCGGAAGAGAAGGGGGTGAAAATAGTATTAAACCATCCGGTCAAACAAATTGGTGTAACAAATGGTATAGCCAACAAGGTCGAAACGTACCAGGGAACTTTTGAAGCCGATATCGTGGTAGCCGGGGCCGATTACCAGCACGTTGACAGCAAATTATTGGCTCCTGAATACCGTAATTACGACGATCGTTATTGGAACAGCCGGGTGATGGCACCGTCGTCGCTGTTATTTTACCTGGGCATACGAAAGCGGGTGCCCCGTTTGCAGCACCATAATTTGTTTTTTGACGAGGATTTCGGACGGCACGCGTTTGAGATTTACGAAAAGCCGCAGTGGCCCACCAAGCCGCTATTTTACGTGTCGGCCCCGTCGAAAACCGACCCGACTGTGGCACCGGGCGGTATGGAGAATCTGTTCATTCTAATTCCAGTAGCGCCGGATCTGAATGATCCGGAAGAAACACGGGAACATTATTACAACATCGTGATGGACCGGCTGGAAGCTTACGTAGGCGAAAGTATCCGTAATCACGTGATTTTCAAACGAAGTTACGCCCATAGCAATTTTGTTGCGGATTACCACGCCTTTCGGGGCAATGCCTACGGGCTGGCCAACACGCTACGGCAAACCGCAATCTTAAAGCCGGGATTAAAGAACAAACGGGTAAACAACTTGTTTTACACGGGCCAATTGACCGTTCCGGGTCCGGGTGTACCGCCCTCGCTGATTTCCGGATTGGTGGTGGCCGATGAAGTGAAAAAAGAATTTGGATAA
- the proC gene encoding pyrroline-5-carboxylate reductase has protein sequence MKIAIVGCGNMGMAFAKSFLQYDLVKKEDLLLIEKSANRCESLKAEKTGVVVDTISSRISEVDLIILSVKPQDFNSLQDALREAIQPQQMILSIMAGIPIATIQEKLNHRLVIRAMPNTPAMLGMGITGFTAAKEIDLTNLRKVENLINATGRSIFLEDEALLDAVTALSGSGPAYFYYLVKAMVEAGKQMGFDESVASLLVKQTMLGAFHLINTADKSLDELIQAVASKGGTTEAALKRFEDGELADTLIAGIKAAQTRATELSKA, from the coding sequence ATGAAGATTGCTATCGTCGGTTGCGGCAACATGGGAATGGCGTTTGCCAAGTCTTTTTTGCAGTATGATCTGGTAAAAAAAGAAGACCTGTTGCTCATCGAAAAAAGTGCGAACCGCTGCGAATCCCTGAAAGCTGAGAAAACAGGCGTGGTGGTCGATACCATCAGCTCCCGGATTTCCGAAGTTGATCTAATTATTCTTTCCGTCAAACCGCAGGATTTCAACAGCTTGCAGGACGCGTTGCGGGAAGCTATTCAACCGCAGCAAATGATTTTGTCCATCATGGCCGGTATTCCGATTGCAACCATTCAGGAAAAGCTGAACCACCGGCTGGTAATCCGCGCCATGCCAAACACGCCCGCCATGCTGGGCATGGGCATTACCGGTTTTACGGCGGCCAAGGAAATTGACCTGACCAATTTACGGAAAGTAGAAAACCTGATCAATGCCACGGGTCGGTCGATCTTCCTGGAAGACGAAGCCCTGCTGGATGCCGTGACGGCGCTCAGCGGCAGCGGGCCGGCTTATTTCTACTACCTCGTCAAAGCGATGGTCGAAGCGGGCAAGCAAATGGGCTTTGATGAATCCGTTGCTTCGCTGCTGGTCAAACAAACAATGCTCGGTGCTTTTCACCTGATCAACACCGCCGACAAGTCGCTGGACGAGCTGATTCAAGCTGTCGCGTCCAAAGGCGGTACGACCGAAGCGGCCCTGAAACGGTTTGAAGATGGAGAGTTGGCCGATACCCTGATTGCGGGCATCAAAGCCGCCCAGACCCGGGCTACGGAACTCTCGAAAGCCTAG
- the purB gene encoding adenylosuccinate lyase, giving the protein MQLSALSAISPIDGRYRRQVESLASYFSEWGLIRYRIRIEIEYFIDLCELPLPQLKDIDPQVFPKLRALYENFSEADALRIKEIERETNHDVKAVEYFIKEKLADLNIADHLEFIHFGLTSQDINNTATPLLLSDALDMEIEPQYRAVYVKLQELAEQWKTVPMLARTHGQPASPTRLGKEILVFCERIEKQLYMLTDIPAAAKFGGATGNFNAHNVAYPDIDWNSFGNGFVRKLGLERSQHTTQIEHYDMLAATLDAFKRLNTILIDLNRDMWAYISMNYFKQQIKAGEVGSSAMPHKVNPIDFENSEGNLGIANALFEHLAAKLPISRLQRDLTDSTVLRNLGVPFAHSIIALKSLLKGLGKIQLNEAAIQADLEENWAVVAEGIQTILRREGYPKPYEALKDLTRTNEKITAEAIARFIDGLNVSEAVKKELRAITPYNYTGL; this is encoded by the coding sequence ATGCAACTTTCTGCGCTTTCCGCAATTTCGCCGATTGATGGCCGCTACCGCCGTCAAGTTGAATCGCTGGCCTCTTACTTCTCGGAATGGGGGCTGATCCGGTACCGCATTCGAATTGAAATTGAGTACTTTATCGATCTCTGCGAGCTCCCCCTGCCCCAGTTGAAAGACATCGATCCACAGGTTTTTCCGAAGCTGCGGGCCCTCTACGAAAACTTCTCGGAAGCCGACGCGCTGCGCATCAAAGAAATTGAGCGGGAAACCAACCACGACGTTAAAGCCGTCGAATATTTTATCAAAGAAAAACTGGCTGATCTGAACATTGCGGATCACCTGGAATTCATCCACTTCGGGCTGACGTCGCAGGACATCAACAACACGGCTACGCCGTTGCTCCTGAGCGATGCGCTCGACATGGAGATTGAACCGCAGTACCGGGCGGTTTACGTCAAATTGCAGGAGCTGGCCGAGCAATGGAAAACCGTCCCGATGCTGGCCCGCACCCACGGTCAACCCGCTTCTCCGACCCGGCTGGGCAAGGAAATTCTGGTGTTCTGCGAACGGATTGAAAAGCAGCTTTACATGCTGACCGACATTCCGGCAGCGGCCAAATTCGGCGGAGCGACCGGCAACTTCAACGCGCACAACGTTGCCTACCCGGATATTGACTGGAATTCCTTCGGGAACGGATTTGTGCGAAAACTGGGATTGGAACGCAGCCAACATACGACCCAGATTGAGCACTACGATATGCTGGCGGCCACCCTCGACGCTTTCAAGCGCCTGAACACGATCCTGATCGATCTGAACCGCGATATGTGGGCCTACATTTCGATGAACTACTTTAAACAGCAGATCAAAGCGGGCGAAGTGGGCTCATCGGCAATGCCGCACAAAGTTAATCCCATTGATTTTGAAAATTCGGAAGGGAACCTGGGGATTGCCAACGCATTGTTCGAACACCTGGCTGCCAAATTGCCTATTTCGCGGCTGCAACGGGATTTGACCGACTCCACAGTTTTGCGCAACCTCGGCGTACCGTTTGCCCACTCGATTATTGCATTGAAGTCGCTCCTGAAAGGATTGGGCAAAATTCAACTCAACGAAGCCGCCATCCAGGCCGATCTGGAGGAAAACTGGGCCGTCGTTGCGGAAGGAATTCAGACCATTCTCCGGCGCGAGGGGTACCCCAAACCGTACGAAGCACTGAAAGATTTGACGCGCACGAACGAGAAAATCACCGCCGAGGCCATTGCCCGGTTTATCGACGGGCTGAACGTTTCGGAAGCGGTCAAAAAAGAATTACGAGCCATTACACCCTACAATTACACGGGCCTGTAA
- a CDS encoding phytoene/squalene synthase family protein produces the protein MIELFNRTSVECSKLVTEYYSTSFTLGIKTLDRKFHYPIYAIYGFVRYADEIVDTFYDYDQKYLLEKFKADTYEALREGISLNPILHAFQRVVKEYNIEQKLIDSFLKSMEMDLYYNEYSENRYQEYIYGSAEVVGLMCLRVFCEGDAAMFDRLKEPACKLGAAFQKVNFLRDLKSDFVDRGRVYFPGVDFSDFSRDAKRLIEEDIQRDFDDAYVGIMNLPRGARMGVHLAYTYYRTLFNKIKQVPASRIQEERVRVPDVKKIALLAQTYVRFRWSSI, from the coding sequence ATGATCGAACTATTCAATCGCACCTCGGTAGAATGCAGCAAACTGGTCACAGAATACTACAGCACCTCGTTTACGCTGGGTATTAAAACGTTAGACCGAAAATTCCATTACCCCATCTATGCCATCTATGGTTTTGTTCGCTATGCCGACGAAATTGTGGACACATTTTACGATTACGACCAGAAATATTTGCTGGAGAAGTTCAAGGCCGATACGTACGAGGCTCTCAGGGAGGGAATCAGCTTAAACCCAATTCTGCACGCGTTCCAGCGGGTCGTTAAGGAATACAACATTGAGCAGAAGCTGATCGATTCGTTTCTGAAAAGCATGGAAATGGATCTGTATTATAACGAATACAGCGAAAACCGTTACCAGGAGTATATTTACGGCTCGGCGGAAGTCGTGGGGCTGATGTGTCTGCGGGTGTTCTGCGAAGGTGACGCGGCCATGTTCGACCGGCTGAAAGAACCGGCCTGCAAACTGGGAGCGGCTTTCCAGAAGGTAAATTTCCTGCGCGATCTGAAAAGCGATTTTGTGGACCGGGGCCGCGTTTATTTCCCGGGAGTTGATTTCAGCGACTTCAGCCGGGACGCCAAACGGTTAATTGAAGAAGACATTCAGCGGGATTTCGACGACGCGTACGTTGGCATCATGAACCTGCCGCGCGGGGCCCGGATGGGCGTGCATCTGGCTTACACGTATTACCGGACGCTGTTCAACAAAATCAAACAGGTACCGGCTTCCCGGATTCAGGAAGAGCGGGTGCGCGTGCCGGACGTGAAAAAGATTGCCCTGTTGGCCCAGACGTACGTACGGTTTCGCTGGAGCAGCATTTAA
- a CDS encoding MIP/aquaporin family protein yields the protein MQLSPFLGELVGTLVLILLGDGVVANVILKQTKGEAAGWIVITTGWAFAVTMGVFIAKAFGSIDAHLNPAVTIAFAVATSDYSNLASYIPAQLIGAFLGAVLVWLHYLPHWAATPDPGTKLGVFATGPAIRQPAGNVISEFIGTLALIIGIAGISAKALGTIAIGLGPYLVGVLVWSIGLSLGGTTGYAINPARDLGPRIAHALLPIPGKGSSDWSYAWVPIAGPVIGAVVGGLLIKWYAL from the coding sequence ATGCAACTGTCTCCCTTCCTCGGTGAACTGGTAGGAACGTTGGTCTTGATCTTGTTAGGCGACGGTGTAGTCGCGAATGTTATCCTGAAACAAACCAAGGGCGAAGCCGCCGGCTGGATTGTGATCACCACGGGTTGGGCTTTTGCCGTTACCATGGGTGTGTTCATCGCCAAAGCGTTTGGCAGCATCGACGCGCACCTGAACCCGGCCGTCACCATTGCCTTTGCCGTGGCTACGAGCGATTACAGCAACCTGGCAAGTTACATTCCGGCGCAGTTAATTGGTGCTTTTCTGGGCGCGGTGCTGGTCTGGCTGCATTACCTGCCACATTGGGCCGCCACGCCCGACCCTGGAACCAAACTGGGAGTTTTTGCCACGGGTCCGGCCATTCGCCAGCCCGCGGGCAACGTGATCAGTGAATTCATCGGGACATTGGCATTAATCATCGGAATTGCGGGCATTTCAGCGAAAGCCCTCGGAACCATTGCCATCGGGTTGGGGCCGTATCTGGTTGGGGTGCTGGTCTGGAGCATTGGCCTTTCGCTGGGCGGCACCACCGGCTACGCCATCAATCCCGCCCGCGATCTGGGCCCGCGAATTGCCCACGCCTTGTTGCCCATCCCCGGCAAAGGTTCGTCGGACTGGAGTTACGCGTGGGTTCCCATCGCCGGGCCCGTGATCGGCGCTGTGGTGGGCGGACTGCTGATCAAATGGTACGCACTATAG